In the genome of Streptomyces lydicus, the window GGCAACCTCGGCGCGGCCGGCGGAACCGACCGGGTGGTGGACGCCGGCGCCCCGGAGGTCGCCAGTACGGTGCGGCACGAGCCGGTCGGCGTCTGTGCGCTGATCACCCCGTGGAACTACCCGCTGCTGCAGACCGCCTGGAAGGTCGCCCCCGCCCTGGTCACGGGCAACACCTTCATCCTGAAGCCCAGTGAGCTCACCCCGCACACCGCCATCCACCTCATGCGGCTGCTGGCCGAGGCCGGGCTGCCGGACGGTGCGGCCAATCTGGTGCTGGGCACCGGCCAGGTGGTGGGTGCGCCACTGACCGAGGACCCCCGGGTGGACATGGTGTCGTTCACCGGCGGTCTGCTCACCGGCCGGCGCATCATGGCCGCCGCGGCGCCCACGGTGAAGAAGATCGCGTTGGAGCTGGGCGGCAAGAACCCCAACATCGTCTTCGCGGACGCCGATTTCGACACCGCCGTCGACTACGCCCTGATGGCGGCCTTCCTGCACTCCGGGCAGGTCTGCTCGGCGGGCGCCCGGCTGCTCGTCCAGGAAGAGCTGCACGATGCGTTCGTCGACGAACTGGTCTCCCGCACCCAGCGGATCCGGCTCGGCGGGCCGTTCGACGAGCATGCCAGGACCGGCCCGCTGATCTCGGCCGCGCACCTCGCGAAGATCGAGGCATATGTGGCGGCGGGGCTCGACGAGGGTGCCGTCCTGCTCTGCGGCGGCTCCCGGCCCGACGATCCGTCGCTGGCCAACGGGTTCTACTACCTGCCGACCGTGCTGGACGAGTGCACCCCGGACATGACCGTCGTGCGCGACGAGAGCTTCGGCCCGGTGCTGACCGTCGAGCGGTTCCGTACCGAGGACGAGGCGGTCTCACTGGCCAACGACACGGTGTACGGGCTGGCCGGCGCGGTCTGGACGCAGGACAGCGGGCGTGCGCACCGGGTCGCCGACCGGCTGCGCGCGGGCACGGTATGGATCAACGACTTCCACCCCTATGTGCCGCAGGCGGAGTGGGGCGGGATGAAGCAGTCGGGCATCGGGCGCGAGCTGGGGCCCGCGGGACTGGCCGAGTACCAGGAGGCCAAGCACGTCTGGCGCAATACCGCGCCACGTCCGCAGAGGTGGTTCGAGTGACCGATCCCGCAGCGTCCCGGCCCGACTCCGGGGCCGACCACGCGCACGACGACGAGGCGATCGCCGAACTCGGCTACAAGCCGGAACTCAAGCGCACCCTGGGCAACTTCCACACCTTCGCCGCCGGCATCAGCTATATCTCCATCCTCACCGGCACCTTCCAGCTGTTCTACTTCGGTATCGCCCACGGCGGCCCGGCGTACTGGTGGTCCTGGCCGATGGTCTTCCTCGGGCAGCTGATGGTGGCGCTGTGCTTCTGCGAGCTGGCCGCCCGCTACCCGGTGGCCGGGTCGGTCTACAACTGGTCCAAGAAGCTCGGCGGCCCGCACATCGGCTGGCTCGGCGGCTGGATGATGCTGACCGCCACCATGGTGTCGCTGTCCGCGGTGGCGCTGGCGTACCAGGTGACGCTGCCGCAGATCTCGTCGTGGTTCCAGTTCATCGGCGACGGCACCGGCCAGTCCGCGGCCGAGAACGCCGTGGTGCTCGGCACGATCCTGATCACCTTCACCACCCTGGTGAACGCCTTCGGGGTCAAGCTGATGGCCCGGATCAACTCCGCGGGCGTGGCGATCGAGCTGATCGCCGCCATCGTTCTGATCCTTCTCCTCGCCGCGCACGTCACCCGCGGCCCCGGCGTGGTGCTCAACACCTTCGGTCTGGGCAGCGGCACGAACCTCGGCTACTTCGGCGCGTTCCTCACCGCGGCACTGGCCTCGGCGTACGTCATGTACGGCTTCGACACCGCCTCCTCGCTCGGTGAGGAGTCCAAGGACCCCGGCCGCAACGCGCCCCGCGCCATCCTGCGGGCGCTGGTCGCATCCTTCCTCATCGGCGGTCTGATCCTCCTCTTCGCCCTGCTCTCGGTGCCCGATCTGCACTCCGCGAAGTTGTCCGTGGACGGCCTGCAGTACGTGGTGCTCTCCACGCTCGGCTCGACCGTCGGGCAGATCGTGCTCTGGTGTGTGGTCATCGCGATCACCGTGTGCGAGCTGGCGGTGCACACCGCGGGCATCCGGCTGGCGTTCGCGATGGCCCGGGACAACAACCTCCCGGCCGCCTCGCTGCTCGCCAAGGTCAGCCCGCGCTTCCAGACGCCGGTGCTGCCGGCCGTGATCATCGGCCTGGTGGCGATCGGCATCCTCCTCATCAATGTCAACCAGCCGCAGATCTTCTCGGTGATCACCAGCATCGCGATCATCATGATCTATCTGGCCTACCTGGCGGTCACCCTGCCGATGCTGTTCCAGCGGCTGCGCGGCAAGTGGACTCCGGTGCAGGGGAGGTTCAGCCTGGGCAAGTTCGGTATCCCGGTGAACATCCTCGCCGTGCTCTGGGGCTTCGGGATGTCCCTCAACCTCGCCTGGCCGCGCGCCGCGGTGTACAACGCGACCGGCCCGCAGCACTGGTACCTGCGCTGGGGCGCCTTCCTGTTCATCGGCGTCGTGGCGATCGGCGGATTCACCTACTACTGGTTCGTCCAGCGCAAGCGCACCGGAGTCCTGGCCATGCACGCCGCCGTCGCCCCCGACAGCGGCGGCCCGGACAGCAGCAACGCCCCCACCCCCTGATCAGGAGACGGCGCGATGTCCCAAGAGGCCCCTGTGGACGAGTTCGACTACGTCGTGGTCGGCGGCGGCACGGCCGGCGCCGTCGTGGCGGCCCGGCTCAGCGAGGACCCGACGGCCACCGTCTGTCTGCTGGAGGCCGGCCCCTCCGACGTCGGTGACGAGA includes:
- a CDS encoding aldehyde dehydrogenase family protein, producing the protein MPELFIGGQWTAAADGQVREIRCPADGTLVATVDEGGPKDVAAAIGAARTAFDDGPWPRTPAAERGGLVLRVAELLERDKDALARAESLDTGKRLVESAYDMDDIANCFRYFGNLGAAGGTDRVVDAGAPEVASTVRHEPVGVCALITPWNYPLLQTAWKVAPALVTGNTFILKPSELTPHTAIHLMRLLAEAGLPDGAANLVLGTGQVVGAPLTEDPRVDMVSFTGGLLTGRRIMAAAAPTVKKIALELGGKNPNIVFADADFDTAVDYALMAAFLHSGQVCSAGARLLVQEELHDAFVDELVSRTQRIRLGGPFDEHARTGPLISAAHLAKIEAYVAAGLDEGAVLLCGGSRPDDPSLANGFYYLPTVLDECTPDMTVVRDESFGPVLTVERFRTEDEAVSLANDTVYGLAGAVWTQDSGRAHRVADRLRAGTVWINDFHPYVPQAEWGGMKQSGIGRELGPAGLAEYQEAKHVWRNTAPRPQRWFE
- a CDS encoding APC family permease, with product MTDPAASRPDSGADHAHDDEAIAELGYKPELKRTLGNFHTFAAGISYISILTGTFQLFYFGIAHGGPAYWWSWPMVFLGQLMVALCFCELAARYPVAGSVYNWSKKLGGPHIGWLGGWMMLTATMVSLSAVALAYQVTLPQISSWFQFIGDGTGQSAAENAVVLGTILITFTTLVNAFGVKLMARINSAGVAIELIAAIVLILLLAAHVTRGPGVVLNTFGLGSGTNLGYFGAFLTAALASAYVMYGFDTASSLGEESKDPGRNAPRAILRALVASFLIGGLILLFALLSVPDLHSAKLSVDGLQYVVLSTLGSTVGQIVLWCVVIAITVCELAVHTAGIRLAFAMARDNNLPAASLLAKVSPRFQTPVLPAVIIGLVAIGILLINVNQPQIFSVITSIAIIMIYLAYLAVTLPMLFQRLRGKWTPVQGRFSLGKFGIPVNILAVLWGFGMSLNLAWPRAAVYNATGPQHWYLRWGAFLFIGVVAIGGFTYYWFVQRKRTGVLAMHAAVAPDSGGPDSSNAPTP